In Microbacterium cremeum, a genomic segment contains:
- the hpt gene encoding hypoxanthine phosphoribosyltransferase yields the protein MRAADVSSDLTEVLVTEEQIHDKLQEIAAQVAADYEGKDLLLVGVLKGAVMVMADFSRALPALVPMDWMAVSSYGAGTKSSGVVQIRKDLDTDILGKHVLIVEDIIDSGLTLSWLLENFAARGAASVEVFALLRKPEAAKVEVHCKYVGFDIPTEFVVGYGLDYAERYRNLRDVAVLAPHVYS from the coding sequence ATGCGCGCGGCCGACGTCTCCAGTGATCTCACCGAAGTCCTCGTCACCGAGGAGCAGATTCACGACAAGCTTCAGGAGATCGCGGCCCAGGTCGCCGCCGACTATGAAGGCAAGGACCTCCTCCTCGTCGGCGTCCTCAAGGGCGCCGTCATGGTGATGGCCGACTTCTCGCGGGCGCTGCCGGCCCTGGTCCCGATGGACTGGATGGCGGTGTCGTCGTACGGTGCGGGCACCAAGTCGAGCGGCGTCGTCCAGATCCGCAAGGACCTCGACACCGACATCCTCGGCAAGCACGTGCTCATCGTCGAGGACATCATCGACTCGGGTCTGACTCTCAGCTGGCTGCTGGAGAACTTCGCCGCCCGCGGTGCGGCATCCGTCGAGGTCTTCGCGCTGCTGCGCAAGCCCGAGGCCGCGAAGGTCGAGGTGCACTGCAAGTACGTCGGGTTCGACATCCCGACCGAATTCGTGGTCGGCTACGGCCTGGACTACGCCGAGCGCTACCGAAACCTGCGCGACGTCGCCGTGCTCGCGCCCCACGTCTATTCGTAG
- a CDS encoding peptidoglycan DD-metalloendopeptidase family protein: MESDSAIVDASDECGCAPSPRERRLLWPAMNRRTALGLGILGAAAVGAFGGPLVSPAFAATYPSWEEVERAKANESAKAAEITKIQGLIAGLETEVATKRQLAQQASDEFFVAQQAYFDAALRADELQQQADEQAAAALTAAQNAGRVAAQLYRSGGNDTSLELFFAGSAAGADDLLARLGTMDKLVARNNDVYEQAVAARNSAQSLTAQAEVQRAERDRLQKIAEEKMIAAQKAADEAQAALDKQRAMQVTLEAQLAALQDTTAKTVAAYQEGERIRKEQEERARQEEERRRREEAERLNQGGGGGGGGGGGGGGGAVVGSGWARPSSGWRSSGYGPRRVQCGNSYCSSGFHYGVDLAAGCGAGIYAASAGQVVYAGYNGGYGNYIKIDHGGGVGTGYGHIRQGGIFVGHGQWVSAGQLIASEGNTGNSFGCHVHFEVYVNGGTVNPTDFMGARGISV; the protein is encoded by the coding sequence GTGGAGTCCGACAGCGCCATCGTTGATGCCTCAGACGAGTGCGGCTGCGCACCGTCGCCGCGCGAGCGTCGCCTGCTGTGGCCGGCTATGAACCGCCGCACCGCCCTCGGGCTCGGCATCCTCGGTGCCGCCGCGGTCGGCGCCTTCGGAGGCCCGCTCGTCTCGCCCGCGTTCGCGGCGACCTACCCCTCGTGGGAGGAGGTCGAGCGCGCGAAGGCGAACGAGTCCGCCAAGGCGGCCGAGATCACCAAGATCCAGGGCCTCATCGCCGGTCTCGAGACCGAGGTCGCCACCAAGCGCCAGCTCGCGCAGCAGGCGTCCGACGAGTTCTTCGTCGCTCAGCAGGCGTACTTCGACGCGGCGCTGCGCGCCGATGAGCTGCAGCAGCAGGCCGACGAGCAGGCGGCAGCAGCGCTCACCGCCGCGCAGAACGCCGGACGCGTCGCCGCGCAGCTGTATCGCAGCGGTGGCAACGACACGTCGCTCGAGCTGTTCTTCGCGGGTTCCGCCGCGGGCGCCGACGACCTGCTCGCCCGGCTCGGCACGATGGACAAGCTCGTCGCGCGCAACAACGACGTCTACGAGCAGGCCGTCGCCGCGCGCAACTCCGCGCAGAGCCTCACCGCCCAGGCCGAGGTGCAGCGCGCCGAGCGCGACCGGCTGCAGAAGATCGCCGAAGAGAAGATGATCGCGGCGCAGAAGGCCGCGGACGAGGCTCAGGCTGCGCTCGACAAGCAGCGCGCGATGCAGGTGACCCTCGAAGCGCAGCTCGCCGCGCTCCAGGACACGACCGCGAAGACCGTCGCGGCCTACCAGGAGGGCGAGCGCATCCGCAAGGAGCAGGAGGAGCGCGCTCGCCAGGAGGAGGAGCGCCGCCGTCGTGAGGAGGCCGAGCGCCTCAACCAGGGTGGCGGAGGAGGCGGCGGCGGAGGTGGCGGCGGCGGCGGAGGCGCTGTCGTCGGCTCGGGCTGGGCGCGACCGTCGTCGGGATGGCGCAGCTCCGGCTACGGGCCTCGCAGGGTGCAGTGCGGCAACAGCTACTGCTCGAGCGGGTTCCACTACGGCGTCGACCTGGCGGCCGGCTGCGGCGCCGGCATCTATGCCGCGTCCGCCGGGCAAGTCGTCTACGCCGGGTACAACGGCGGTTACGGCAACTACATCAAGATCGACCACGGCGGCGGCGTCGGCACCGGATACGGTCACATCCGCCAGGGCGGCATCTTCGTCGGCCACGGGCAGTGGGTGAGCGCCGGCCAGCTGATCGCGAGCGAGGGCAACACCGGCAACTCCTTCGGCTGCCACGTTCACTTCGAGGTCTACGTCAACGGCGGCACGGTCAACCCGACCGACTTCATGGGCGCGCGCGGCATCTCGGTCTGA
- the tilS gene encoding tRNA lysidine(34) synthetase TilS — protein MEERRPGLDPAVAEVRLAVRRALTGLVPGSTVIVALSGGADSLALAAATAFEAPKLGLRAESVTVDHGLQEGSTDASATAAATAEALGLGARVVRVEIGAGGGPEAAAREARYRALRDAARDVGAVAVLVGHTLDDQAETVLLGLARGAGAASLQGMAEAAELDGVALLRPLLGVRRATTRAACAAEGLQPWDDPHNTDPRYARVRVRTKVLPVLESELGPGIAEALARTAAQLREDAEAFEDMIDETIEDIVEHAEAGISVSVAALAANPAALRNRIIRHVVASEFHESLTRTQTLEVARLVTDWSGQGPIDLPGCSARRVGGRVEFTAR, from the coding sequence GTGGAGGAGCGCAGACCCGGACTCGACCCGGCCGTCGCCGAGGTGCGGCTGGCCGTGCGCCGTGCGCTGACCGGGCTCGTGCCGGGCTCGACCGTGATCGTGGCGCTCTCGGGCGGTGCCGACTCACTCGCCCTCGCTGCCGCGACGGCGTTCGAGGCGCCGAAGCTCGGCCTGCGCGCCGAGTCGGTCACCGTCGACCACGGACTGCAGGAGGGGTCGACGGATGCCTCGGCCACTGCTGCCGCGACGGCCGAGGCTCTCGGGCTCGGTGCCCGCGTCGTGCGTGTCGAGATCGGCGCCGGCGGCGGACCCGAGGCGGCGGCCCGCGAAGCGCGGTACCGCGCGCTCCGCGATGCTGCGCGGGACGTCGGCGCCGTCGCGGTCCTCGTCGGCCACACCCTCGACGACCAGGCCGAGACGGTGCTCCTGGGCCTTGCGCGCGGGGCCGGCGCCGCGAGCCTGCAGGGCATGGCCGAGGCCGCGGAACTGGACGGCGTGGCACTGCTGCGGCCTCTGCTCGGTGTGCGCCGCGCGACCACGCGCGCCGCGTGCGCGGCGGAGGGCCTCCAGCCGTGGGACGACCCCCACAACACCGACCCCCGCTACGCGCGGGTGCGGGTGCGCACGAAGGTGCTGCCGGTGCTCGAGTCGGAGCTCGGGCCGGGCATCGCCGAAGCGCTCGCGCGCACCGCCGCGCAGCTGCGCGAAGATGCGGAGGCGTTCGAGGACATGATCGACGAGACGATCGAAGACATCGTCGAGCACGCCGAGGCGGGCATCTCGGTGTCGGTGGCGGCGCTCGCGGCGAACCCGGCGGCGCTGCGCAACCGCATCATCCGGCACGTGGTGGCCAGCGAGTTCCACGAGAGCCTCACTCGCACGCAGACGCTCGAGGTGGCGCGGCTCGTGACGGACTGGTCGGGTCAGGGACCCATCGACCTTCCCGGGTGCAGCGCTCGCCGCGTCGGCGGCCGCGTCGAGTTCACCGCACGCTGA
- the folE gene encoding GTP cyclohydrolase I: MAVDRERVAALVRELLEAIGEDPDRPGLRQTPERVADAYSEFFAGVGEDASAPLAHTISVTRGPAPDTLPSGAVMLRDILFRSVCEHHLLPFRGHAHIAYLPGERVVGLGSLPKVVEILSSRPQVQERLGEQIADVIAASLDTRGVLVVLDATHECVTMRGGKQTDASTVTIAARGELAEPAARAELIALLAGPLAASRGQGGRE; the protein is encoded by the coding sequence GTGGCCGTCGACCGTGAGCGCGTCGCCGCGCTCGTGCGTGAACTGCTCGAGGCGATCGGAGAGGATCCCGATCGCCCGGGACTGAGGCAGACGCCCGAGCGGGTCGCCGACGCGTACTCGGAGTTCTTCGCGGGCGTGGGGGAGGATGCCTCGGCCCCCCTCGCGCACACGATCTCGGTGACGCGGGGCCCTGCCCCCGACACGCTGCCGTCGGGCGCGGTCATGCTGCGCGACATCCTGTTCCGCTCGGTGTGCGAGCACCACCTGCTGCCCTTCCGCGGGCATGCGCACATCGCGTATCTGCCGGGTGAGCGGGTCGTGGGGCTCGGATCCCTGCCCAAGGTGGTCGAGATCCTGTCGTCGCGCCCTCAGGTGCAGGAGCGACTCGGCGAGCAGATCGCCGACGTGATCGCAGCGTCTCTCGACACCCGCGGGGTCCTGGTCGTGCTCGATGCGACGCACGAATGCGTGACGATGCGCGGCGGCAAGCAGACGGATGCCTCGACCGTGACGATCGCGGCACGCGGCGAGCTCGCCGAGCCCGCCGCGCGCGCCGAGCTGATCGCGCTCCTGGCGGGGCCGCTGGCGGCGTCACGAGGCCAGGGAGGCCGCGAATGA
- the ftsH gene encoding ATP-dependent zinc metalloprotease FtsH has product MDFKKITRNPLFYVLIIGVFLIVGFSLISSLNGAKQISTQEGLELLAGDTVTEVVNTDGDQRVDMTLSKEYEGATDVQFYYVSARADEVVEAINAADPKDGFNDTVPRPSFFDGFLSLLLPILLLGLLFWFLLSSAQGGGSKVMQFGKSRAKLVTKEMPQVTFGDVAGSDEAIEELDEIKEFLKDPAKFQAVGARIPKGVLLYGPPGTGKTLLARAVAGEAGVPFYSISGSDFVEMFVGVGASRVRDLFNQAKENSPAIIFIDEIDAVGRHRGAGMGGGHDEREQTLNQMLVEMDGFDPKVNVIVIAATNRPDILDPALLRPGRFDRQIGVDAPDLKGRTKILEVHGRGKPLADGVDLEVVARKTPGFTGADLANVLNEAALLTARSNAQLIDNRALDEAIDRVLAGPQRRTRVMKDKEKLITAYHEGGHALAAAAMNHTDPVTKVTILPRGKALGYTMVLPLDDKYSVTRNELQDQLAYAMGGRVAEEVVFHDPTTGASNDIEKATNIARKMVTEYGMTGDIGPVKLGQSSGEVFMGRDMGHGRDFSERIAERVDAQVRDLIEQAHNEAYEVINANRDVLDKLALELLEKETLDHLELAEIFKDIKKLPPRPQWLSSEQRPPSTLPPIEVPQRRDEAGLAASVEAEQPVAEKAPKRRPSGQARPATA; this is encoded by the coding sequence ATGGACTTCAAGAAGATCACCCGCAACCCGCTCTTCTACGTCCTCATCATCGGGGTCTTCCTCATCGTGGGGTTCTCGCTCATCTCGAGCCTGAACGGCGCGAAGCAGATCTCGACGCAGGAGGGTCTCGAGCTGCTGGCCGGCGACACGGTCACCGAGGTCGTCAACACCGATGGCGACCAGCGCGTGGACATGACTCTCTCGAAGGAGTACGAGGGCGCGACCGACGTGCAGTTCTACTACGTGTCGGCGCGCGCGGACGAGGTGGTCGAGGCGATCAACGCCGCCGACCCGAAGGACGGCTTCAACGACACGGTGCCCCGGCCGTCGTTCTTCGACGGGTTCCTCTCGCTGCTGCTGCCGATCCTGCTCCTGGGCCTGCTGTTCTGGTTCCTGCTGTCTTCCGCGCAAGGCGGCGGCAGCAAGGTCATGCAGTTCGGAAAGTCGCGCGCGAAGCTCGTGACCAAGGAGATGCCGCAGGTCACGTTCGGCGATGTCGCGGGGTCGGACGAGGCGATAGAAGAGCTCGACGAGATCAAGGAGTTCCTCAAGGACCCGGCGAAGTTCCAGGCCGTGGGCGCCCGCATCCCCAAGGGCGTGCTGCTGTACGGCCCTCCCGGAACCGGCAAGACGCTCCTCGCCCGCGCCGTCGCGGGTGAGGCCGGCGTGCCGTTCTACTCGATCTCGGGCTCGGACTTCGTCGAGATGTTCGTCGGCGTCGGCGCGAGCCGCGTGCGCGACCTGTTCAACCAGGCCAAGGAGAACTCGCCCGCGATCATCTTCATCGATGAGATCGACGCGGTGGGCCGCCACCGCGGCGCCGGCATGGGCGGCGGCCACGACGAGCGCGAGCAGACCCTGAACCAGATGCTCGTCGAGATGGACGGCTTCGACCCCAAGGTCAACGTCATCGTGATCGCCGCGACCAACCGTCCCGACATCCTCGATCCCGCCCTGCTGCGCCCGGGCCGCTTCGACCGTCAGATCGGCGTCGACGCGCCCGACCTCAAGGGCCGCACCAAGATCCTCGAGGTGCACGGCCGCGGCAAGCCGCTCGCCGACGGCGTCGACCTCGAGGTCGTCGCCCGCAAGACGCCGGGGTTCACCGGCGCCGACCTCGCGAACGTCCTCAACGAGGCCGCGCTGCTGACGGCACGCTCGAACGCGCAGCTGATCGACAACCGCGCCCTCGACGAGGCGATCGACCGCGTGCTCGCCGGACCGCAGCGCCGCACGCGTGTGATGAAGGACAAGGAGAAGCTCATCACCGCGTACCACGAGGGCGGCCACGCGCTCGCGGCGGCGGCGATGAACCACACCGACCCGGTGACGAAGGTCACGATCCTCCCGCGCGGCAAGGCCCTCGGCTACACGATGGTGCTGCCGCTCGACGACAAGTACTCGGTCACGCGCAACGAGCTGCAGGACCAGCTCGCGTACGCGATGGGCGGTCGCGTCGCCGAGGAGGTCGTGTTCCACGACCCCACGACCGGTGCCTCGAACGACATCGAGAAGGCGACCAACATCGCCCGCAAGATGGTCACCGAGTACGGCATGACCGGTGACATCGGCCCGGTGAAGCTCGGCCAGTCCTCGGGCGAGGTGTTCATGGGCCGCGACATGGGCCACGGCCGCGACTTCTCGGAGCGCATCGCGGAGCGCGTCGACGCCCAGGTGCGCGACCTCATCGAGCAGGCGCACAACGAGGCGTACGAGGTCATCAACGCCAACCGCGACGTGCTCGACAAGCTCGCGCTGGAGCTTCTCGAGAAGGAGACCCTGGACCACCTCGAGCTCGCCGAGATCTTCAAAGACATCAAGAAGCTCCCGCCGCGCCCGCAGTGGCTCTCGAGCGAGCAGCGTCCCCCGTCGACCCTGCCGCCCATCGAGGTGCCGCAGCGCCGCGACGAGGCCGGGCTCGCCGCGAGCGTCGAGGCGGAGCAGCCGGTCGCCGAGAAGGCGCCGAAGCGTCGCCCCAGCGGGCAGGCGCGTCCTGCGACCGCGTAG
- the ppa gene encoding inorganic diphosphatase → MGAYDAVIEIPRGSRIKYEVDHGTGRVFLDRILYTPMGYPTNYGFFENTLGEDGDPLDVLVLLDHDLAPGILAQVRPVGVLKMSDEAGGDDKVVAVLAKDPRWGHIQDVADIPEYTQNEIAHFFEHYKDLEPGKWVKVDEWAGAAEAERLVSEAFDRFAEHEGETRTQGEGVAPNTL, encoded by the coding sequence ATGGGCGCGTACGACGCCGTCATCGAGATCCCGCGCGGCAGCCGCATCAAGTACGAGGTCGACCACGGCACCGGTCGCGTCTTCCTCGACCGCATCCTGTACACGCCGATGGGCTACCCCACCAACTACGGGTTCTTCGAGAACACGCTCGGCGAGGACGGCGACCCGCTCGACGTGCTCGTGCTGCTCGACCACGACCTGGCACCCGGCATCCTCGCCCAGGTGCGCCCCGTCGGCGTGCTGAAGATGAGCGACGAGGCCGGCGGCGACGACAAGGTCGTCGCCGTGCTCGCCAAGGACCCGCGCTGGGGGCACATCCAGGACGTCGCCGACATCCCCGAGTACACCCAGAACGAGATCGCGCACTTCTTCGAGCACTACAAGGACCTCGAGCCCGGGAAGTGGGTCAAGGTCGACGAGTGGGCCGGCGCCGCCGAGGCCGAGCGGCTCGTGTCGGAGGCGTTCGACCGCTTCGCCGAGCACGAGGGCGAGACCCGCACGCAGGGTGAGGGCGTGGCACCGAACACGCTCTGA
- a CDS encoding alpha/beta hydrolase, translating into MTLPGLAADPGEGDVEGIRDLALLFRDRAGAQRERSASSQSALSALSPVSAVSVDALRPRITVLAARFIEVADAADEAAVVLEDYADAVADLKRRAASALAAAESDYADIGTRRSAALNAASEFVVGWALDWDDVLPSWLYLDDPSLLDRWQGAIDDYRSSRAAYNALRDERDQLDHDTAARLSGIPLVAAITHDGVVGADGYVAATALWAGDTDDVTAEQIAALGDPALVRQVWDSLDRAERDALITAAPEIIGNLDGIPIADRVAANRLNIEAEIAAREAEIERLEALRDAALENAYHSHGAIEQRYDDLIAEQQRLIDSYEGLLTQEIRVTDESGVSRVEIGARVVVFDPSLDAIATYHGPLDPVTGDIPAWVESVAISVPGTGSNMTDFGDGRAADLQHAAGRRSAVFQWAGGAFPQSIPEAMSTSYSHDLAPRLRDFAAGIAIPASASLTVVGHSYGGATVGLAEAAGLRADRVLYVAAAGMGDGVSGVADFPHTSEVPHYAMMSRNDLVVGLIQGREGDLHALHGQSTLTAGGVTRLETGWIDASDPGSDDIEDYNVPGNGTPSAIDSHSSLYTPGSTSFENMVAVITGGEAELFAEDEIIVAGGRPITIDGIDRDDYEPTYVEVG; encoded by the coding sequence ATGACGCTGCCGGGTCTGGCGGCCGACCCGGGCGAGGGCGACGTCGAGGGCATCCGCGACCTCGCGCTCCTGTTCCGCGACCGTGCGGGTGCGCAGCGCGAGCGGAGCGCCTCGTCGCAGAGCGCCCTGAGCGCGCTGTCGCCGGTGTCGGCCGTGAGCGTCGACGCCCTGCGCCCGCGCATCACGGTGCTCGCGGCGCGATTCATCGAGGTCGCCGACGCCGCCGACGAAGCCGCCGTCGTGCTCGAGGACTACGCCGACGCCGTCGCCGACCTCAAGCGCCGGGCCGCCTCGGCGCTGGCGGCCGCGGAGTCCGACTACGCCGACATCGGGACCCGGCGTTCGGCGGCGCTCAACGCCGCGTCCGAGTTCGTCGTCGGCTGGGCGCTGGACTGGGACGACGTGCTGCCGTCGTGGCTGTACCTCGACGACCCGTCGCTGCTGGACCGCTGGCAGGGAGCGATCGACGACTACCGGTCGTCGCGCGCCGCCTACAACGCACTGCGCGACGAACGTGACCAGCTCGACCACGACACGGCGGCACGGCTCTCGGGCATCCCGCTGGTCGCCGCGATCACCCACGACGGCGTCGTCGGTGCGGACGGCTACGTCGCGGCGACCGCGCTGTGGGCGGGCGACACCGACGATGTCACGGCCGAGCAGATCGCCGCGCTCGGCGATCCGGCTCTCGTGCGGCAGGTGTGGGACAGCCTCGACCGCGCCGAGCGCGACGCGCTCATCACAGCCGCGCCCGAGATCATCGGCAATCTGGACGGCATCCCGATCGCCGACCGCGTCGCGGCCAACCGCCTCAACATCGAGGCCGAGATCGCCGCGCGCGAGGCCGAGATCGAACGGCTCGAGGCGCTGCGCGACGCGGCGCTCGAGAACGCGTACCACAGCCACGGCGCGATCGAGCAGCGGTACGACGACCTCATCGCCGAGCAGCAGCGACTCATCGACTCCTACGAGGGACTGCTCACGCAGGAGATCCGCGTGACCGACGAGTCGGGTGTCTCGCGGGTCGAGATCGGCGCCCGGGTGGTGGTGTTCGATCCGTCCCTCGATGCGATCGCGACGTACCACGGACCCCTCGACCCGGTGACGGGGGACATCCCCGCGTGGGTCGAGTCCGTCGCGATCTCCGTCCCGGGAACCGGTTCGAACATGACCGACTTCGGCGACGGCCGTGCCGCCGACCTCCAGCACGCGGCCGGCCGCCGGTCCGCCGTCTTCCAGTGGGCGGGTGGCGCGTTCCCGCAGTCGATTCCGGAGGCGATGAGCACCTCGTACTCGCACGACCTCGCCCCGCGCCTGCGCGACTTCGCCGCCGGCATCGCCATCCCGGCGAGCGCCTCGCTCACGGTGGTCGGCCACAGCTACGGTGGCGCGACGGTCGGACTGGCGGAGGCGGCCGGGCTGCGCGCCGACCGCGTGCTCTACGTCGCAGCCGCCGGCATGGGCGACGGCGTCTCGGGTGTCGCCGACTTCCCGCATACTTCAGAGGTGCCGCACTACGCCATGATGAGCCGCAACGACCTCGTCGTCGGGCTCATCCAGGGTCGCGAGGGCGACCTCCACGCCCTGCACGGGCAGTCGACCCTCACCGCCGGCGGAGTCACGCGTCTCGAGACCGGGTGGATCGACGCGTCCGACCCGGGCAGCGACGACATCGAGGACTACAACGTCCCGGGCAACGGCACCCCCTCGGCGATCGACAGTCACAGCTCGCTCTACACGCCCGGCTCGACCTCGTTCGAGAACATGGTCGCCGTCATCACCGGCGGCGAGGCCGAGCTGTTCGCCGAGGACGAGATCATCGTCGCCGGCGGCCGTCCGATCACGATCGACGGCATCGATCGTGACGACTACGAGCCCACCTACGTCGAGGTGGGCTGA
- a CDS encoding ABC transporter permease has translation MSITAPPQWRPTATAIQRPPRSVLRGRDILSLAATGLRARPTRAVLSALGIAIGIAAMIAVVGISASSQARLNDELDRLGTNLLTATAGKGLTGSQSALPADTVQKIRLIDGVLESSATGLLSESVYRSELSEPAATGGISTMVADQNLLDVVSGHMRSGAWLNPATGTYPTVVLGDTAARRLGVVTPGTQVWLGGTYFTVVGILDPVALAPELDTAALIGESIASALFDFDGSPTTVYERSASESVERVRSLLAPTISPQAPEEVEISRPSDALAARNAANQAFTGLLLGIGSIALLVGGIGVANTMIISVLERRKEIGLRRALGATRPHILVQFLGEALLLSALGGVFGSAFGAVATLIMATLNGWPFALPSLAIVVAIGATLVVGAIAGLYPALRAARTPPTAALSS, from the coding sequence ATGAGCATCACTGCCCCGCCACAATGGCGCCCCACCGCGACAGCCATCCAGCGTCCGCCGCGATCGGTACTGCGCGGCCGAGACATCCTGTCGCTCGCGGCGACGGGGCTTCGGGCCCGACCGACGCGAGCAGTCCTTTCTGCATTGGGAATCGCCATCGGGATCGCAGCGATGATCGCGGTCGTCGGAATCTCCGCCTCGAGCCAGGCCCGCTTGAACGACGAACTCGACCGGCTCGGAACCAACCTGCTCACCGCTACTGCAGGAAAAGGCTTGACGGGCTCGCAATCTGCGCTTCCCGCCGACACGGTCCAGAAGATCCGGCTCATCGACGGTGTCCTGGAGTCCAGCGCGACGGGCCTCCTGAGCGAATCCGTCTACCGGAGCGAGCTGTCCGAACCGGCCGCAACCGGCGGAATCTCCACGATGGTCGCCGATCAGAATCTTCTCGACGTCGTCTCCGGACACATGCGATCCGGTGCGTGGCTGAATCCGGCCACTGGGACCTACCCGACGGTGGTCCTCGGTGACACGGCCGCCCGACGCCTCGGCGTCGTCACGCCGGGTACGCAGGTGTGGCTCGGTGGCACGTACTTCACGGTCGTCGGCATCCTCGACCCGGTTGCCCTCGCCCCGGAGCTTGACACCGCTGCTCTCATCGGTGAGTCCATCGCGAGCGCCTTGTTCGACTTCGACGGCAGCCCCACAACGGTGTATGAACGGTCCGCAAGTGAATCCGTGGAACGCGTTCGCAGTCTGCTTGCCCCGACGATCTCGCCTCAAGCGCCCGAGGAAGTGGAGATCTCACGACCCTCAGACGCACTCGCGGCCCGCAACGCAGCGAACCAGGCCTTCACCGGTCTCCTCCTCGGGATCGGCTCCATCGCCCTCCTGGTAGGCGGCATCGGCGTGGCCAACACCATGATCATCTCCGTTCTGGAACGCCGCAAAGAGATCGGGCTCCGGCGAGCGCTCGGTGCCACTCGGCCTCACATCCTCGTGCAATTCCTCGGAGAGGCGCTCCTGCTGTCCGCACTGGGGGGAGTCTTCGGGAGCGCGTTCGGTGCTGTCGCCACGCTCATTATGGCGACGCTCAACGGATGGCCGTTCGCTCTCCCTTCGCTCGCGATCGTTGTCGCCATCGGCGCCACGCTCGTCGTCGGCGCCATCGCCGGCCTGTACCCCGCGCTGCGAGCGGCACGCACACCCCCGACCGCCGCACTCAGCTCCTGA